A single region of the Brassica rapa cultivar Chiifu-401-42 chromosome A03, CAAS_Brap_v3.01, whole genome shotgun sequence genome encodes:
- the LOC103848421 gene encoding putative G-type lectin S-receptor-like serine/threonine-protein kinase At1g61610 produces the protein MAESNRDLTLVTTLFILLQLCRIVSCSTSTLITRNLTIRDGDSLISEGEIFELGFFSPKNSTLRYVGIWFKNIEPRTIVWVANRETPLSDHNGALKIADDGNLVVVNGQNNTVWSTNVHPKLNNNVAVLLETGDLVLYSDSDRDTKYWESFNNPTDTFLPGMRVRVNPSMGENRAFIPWKSESDPSPGRYSMGIDPFGAIEIVIWEGETRKWRSGPWNSAIFTGVPDMFRVTNYIHGFKLSSPPDPDGSVFFTYVPSNKDDLLRFRIRFDGIVEQLMWNRDARNWTSLQVKPSKECEKYNRCGNYSVCNDSKDFDSGKCSCIFGFEPAYRNQWNKGNFSGGCKRRVSLNCSQSLFAKKEDGFRVLKGMKVPDFGSVVSINNSETCKDVCLRDCSCNAYEVVPGIGCMIWTRDLVDMEHFEYGGNNVNIRLAASEIGGKKEIWIILFSIVGAFMLGLCCLCIWVLWKFRKNVKDIFCNKEDNALLDIRKNRDYSVKSLSSLNEVLVEDQVDTPDLPTFSFNSVASATGDFSEENKLGQGGFGTVYKGKFSGGREMAVKRLSGKSKQGLEEFKNEILLIAKLQHRNLVRLLGCCIENDEKILIYEYMPNNSLDRFLFDESKRMSLEWRKRWDIIGGIARGLLYLHRDSRLKIIHRDLKASNILLDKEMKPKISDFGMARIFNYRQDQANTIRVVGTYGYMAPEYAMEGMFSEKSDVYSFGVLILEIVSGSKNVSFRGSEHRSLIGYAWSLWSQGKTKELIDPTIKEIRDVNEAIRCIHVGMLCTQDSVIHRPNMGSVLLMLESQTSHLPRPRQPTFHSFLNFGEIVEGKEVATVNDITLTTVVGR, from the exons ATGGCAGAATCTAACAGAGATCTTACTTTGGTCACGACCCTTTTTATTTTGCTTCAACTATGCAGGATCGTATCTTGCAGCACAAGCACCTTAATCACCAGAAATCTCACGATACGAGACGGAGACTCACTGATCAGCGAGGGCGAAATTTTCGAGCTTGGATTCTTCAGTCCCAAAAATTCAACTTTAAGGTATGTCGGAATCTGGTTCAAGAACATAGAGCCTCGAACAATTGTCTGGGTAGCTAATCGAGAAACACCTTTGTCTGATCACAACGGAGCTCTGAAGATTGCTGACGACGGGAACTTGGTGGTCGTCAACGGTCAAAACAACACCGTTTGGTCCACAAACGTGCACCCCAAGTTGAACAATAATGTTGCTGTTCTGTTGGAAACAGGGGATCTGGTTTTGTATTCAGATTCAGACAGGGACACTAAGTACTGGGAGAGCTTTAACAATCCAACTGATACTTTCTTGCCGGGTATGAGGGTTAGGGTAAATCCTTCAATGGGAGAGAATCGTGCTTTTATCCCGTGGAAATCCGAATCTGATCCTTCACCAGGAAGATATTCAATGGGGATTGATCCCTTTGGGGCAATAGAGATAGTGATTTGGGAAGGGGAAACGAGGAAATGGCGAAGCGGACCATGGAACTCAGCTATCTTTACCGGTGTACCAGATATGTTCCGTGTCACAAACTACATTCACGGGTTTAAGCTCTCTTCTCCTCCTGATCCAGATGGTAGTGTGTTCTTCACGTATGTTCCATCAAATAAGGACGACTTGTTGAGGTTTCGGATCAGATTTGATGGCATTGTAGAGCAGTTGATGTGGAATAGGGATGCCAGGAACTGGACTTCTCTTCAAGTGAAACCGAGCAAGGAATGCGAGAAGTATAACCGTTGCGGCAATTACAGCGTATGTAATGATAGTAAAGACTTTGATTCCGGTAAATGTAGTTGCATTTTTGGGTTTGAGCCGGCTTATCGAAATCAATGGAACAAGGGAAATTTCTCGGGTGGCTGCAAAAGAAGAGTTTCACTAAACTGTAGCCAGAGTCTGTTTGCAAAGAAAGAAGACGGGTTTAGGGTACTTAAGGGTATGAAGGTGCCTGATTTTGGATCAGTTGTTTCCATTAACAACTCAGAGACTTGTAAGGATGTATGCCTGAGAGATTGCTCATGTAACGCTTATGAGGTCGTACCAGGGATCGGATGCATGATTTGGACTCGAGATTTGGTCGATATGGAGCACTTTGAGTACGGTGGAAACAACGTCAACATCCGGCTAGCTGCATCTGAAATAG GAGGCAAGAAGGAAATTTGGATCATTCTTTTTAGTATTGTAGGTGCATTCATGCTCGGGTTATGCTGCTTATGCATTTGGGTCTTATGGAAGTTCAGGAAAAATGTTAAAG ATATCTTTTGCAATAAGGAAGATAATGCACTTTTGGATATCAGAAAGAACAGAGATTACTCAGTTAAGTCCTTAAGCTCGCTGAACGAAGTTCTAGTGGAGGATCAAGTTGACACACCCGATTTGCCAACTTTCAGTTTCAACAGCGTAGCTTCGGCAACAGGAGATTTCTCTGAAGAAAACAAGCTTGGACAAGGTGGATTTGGTACTGTATATAAG GGAAAGTTTTCAGGAGGAAGAGAGATGGCAGTGAAGAGGCTATCAGGCAAATCTAAGCAAGGACTAGAGGAATTCAAGAACGAGATCTTACTAATTGCAAAACTCCAGCATCGGAATCTCGTTAGGTTACTAGGATGTTGCATTGAAAACGACGAGAAAATACTTATCTATGAATACATGCCAAATAATAGCCTTGACCGGTTCCTTTTTG ATGAGAGTAAACGGATGAGTTTAGAGTGGAGAAAAAGATGGGATATCATTGGAGGAATTGCAAGAGGATTGCTTTACTTGCATAGAGACTCAAGACTAAAGATCATTCACCGTGACCTAAAAGCTAGCAATATATTGCTAGACAAGGAAATGAAACCTAAGATCTCGGATTTCGGTATGGCTAGGATCTTCAACTACCGGCAAGATCAGGCCAATACAATCCGAGTTGTCGGCACATA TGGTTATATGGCTCCAGAGTATGCAATGGAAGGGATGTTCTCAGAGAAATCTGATGTGTACAGCTTTGGAGTGTTGATACTGGAGATTGTAAGTGGAAGCAAGAACGTTAGCTTTAGAGGGTCTGAACATCGAAGTCTCATTGGTTAT GCGTGGAGTTTATGGAGCCAAGGGAAGACGAAAGAGCTAATAGATCCAACGATAAAGGAGATTCGAGACGTAAATGAAGCAATAAGATGCATCCATGTGGGGATGTTGTGTACACAAGACTCGGTTATCCACAGACCAAACATGGGTTCGGTTTTGTTGATGTTGGAGAGTCAAACCAGTCACCTTCCACGACCAAGACAGCCTACCTTCCACTCTTTCTTGAACTTTGGCGAGATTGTCGAAGGTAAGGAAGTTGCCACGGTCAACGATATTACTTTGACCACTGTTGTTGGAAGATGA